The following coding sequences lie in one Xiphophorus maculatus strain JP 163 A chromosome 4, X_maculatus-5.0-male, whole genome shotgun sequence genomic window:
- the LOC102225003 gene encoding WD repeat, SAM and U-box domain-containing protein 1 isoform X3: MASVVCTLRDHQDDINWCAFSAKLLATCSGDKTLRIYNAEDFSELPFSPLKGHSYSVHCCCFSPCGQFLISCSTDATTLVWSMVTGGIEAVLEHPDRSPVRICALSPNAAHLVSGASDGTLAVWDFHSKRLSRTGGVRDTTMVACSFSPCSQMFMTGSTYGDLRLWDLHLNQLLAKKDAHDLGVSCCSFAPSILSGNQVVQFHLASCGQDCHLKIWVINKFTSGGFDMVLLHTLTGQTAPVFCCAYSSDGQLLVSGSVDKSIKVYDANNAVLLHTLNHHDRYVTACAFHPTAPLIATGSMDKTVNICLLEDGCRGGKSLPVQLHLATRDTGVVCLSALSSASSVSGKATAGRSKLLVADWSEGDVSEWLVEEGLQGLVDKFKANNIDGTELLSLTKETLASELGIESVGLRESL; this comes from the exons ATGGCGTCTGTAGTCTGCACCTTACGAGACCATCAAGACGACATCAACTGGTGTGCCTTCTCCGCCAAACTGTTGGCTACCTGCTCCGGGGACAAAACCCTCAGGATATACAATGCTGAAGACTTCTCCGAGCTGCCTTTCTCGCCTCTGAAGGGACACAGCTACAGCGTCCACTGCTGTTGCTTCAGCCCCTGCGGCCAGTTCCTCATCTCCTGCTCCACAGATGCGACCACGCTGGTGTGGTCCATGGTCACGGGGGGCATCGAGGCCGTCCTGGAACATCCCGACCGCAGCCCTGTTCGGATCTGTGCGCTGTCTCCCAACGCGGCCCACCTGGTTTCAGGTGCGTCTGATGGCACTTTGGCTGTCTGGGATTTCCACTCTAAGAGGCTGTCCAG gACTGGAGGAGTGAGAGACACAACAATGGTAGCTTGTTCCTTCAGCCCTTGCAGTCAGATGTTCATGACGGGCTCCACCTATGGAGATCTGCGTCTGTGGGATCTGCACTTAAACCAACTCCTCGCAAAGAAGGATGCCCACGACCTGGGGGTGTCCTGCTGCAGCTTCGCTCCCAGCATCCTCAGTG GCAACCAAGTTGTGCAGTTTCATTTGGCATCTTGCGGACAAGACTGTCACCTGAAGATCTGGGTTATTAACAAGTTCACCTCTGGAG GCTTTGACATGGTGCTCCTACATACACTAACCGGCCAGACGGCTCCGGTCTTCTGCTGTGCGTACTCCTCTGATGGGCAGCTGCTTGTGTCTGG cTCAGTGGACAAAAGTATCAAGGTCTATGACGCG aataatGCCGTTCTGCTTCACACACTGAACCACCATGAcag GTATGTGACAGCATGCGCCTTCCATCCAACAGCACCACTGATCGCCACCGGATCCATGGATAAAACCGTAAACATCTGTCTGCTGGAGGACGGATGCAGGG GCGGGAAGTCGTTGCCTG tccaGCTCCACCTGGCAACGAGGGACACAGGTGTTGTGTGCTTGAGTGCTCTCTCTTCAGCCTCAAGTGTCTCAG GAAAAGCCACGGCGGGCCGATCGAAGCTGCTGGTCGCTGATTGGTCGGAGGGGGATGTGTCAGAGTGGCTGGTGGAGGAAGGGCTCCAGGGATTGGTGGACAAATTCAAGGCCAATAACATAGATGGGACAGAGCTGCTGAGTCTCACCAAGGAGACGCTGGCGTCAGAGCTGGGCATAG